GCGGTCGGCAAGCTCGAGTGCTTCCTCCTGGTCGTGGGTGACGAAGATCGTCGTGTGGCCGGTGCGGTCGTGGATTTCGCGCAGCCACCGCCTCAGCTCCTTGCGCACCTGCGCATCGAGCGCGCCGAAAGGCTCGTCGAGGAGCAGAACGTTGGGTTCGACGGCCATGGCGCGGGCGAGTGCGACGCGTTGGCGCTGCCCGCCGGAAAGCTGGGCCGGGTAGCGTTTCTCCAGCCCGGAGAGCTGCACCAGTTCCAGCAGGTCGAGCGCCCTGCGGCGGATGTCGGCAGCCGCCGGCCGCAGTTTGGCGGGCCGCACCTTCAGACCGAAGGCGACGTTGTCGAGCACCGTCATGTGGCGGAAAAGCGCGTAATGCTGGAAAACGAAGCCGATGTTGCGTTCCTGCACGGTCTTTTTCGACGCATCCTCGTCGCCGAAGAAAATCGTACCTTCGGTCGGGCTTTCGAGCCCGGCGACCAGCCTCAGCAGCGTGGTCTTGCCGGAGCCGGAGGGGCCGAGGAGCGCGATCAGTTCACCCGACCGGATGTCGAGGGAAACGTCTTCGAGTGCGGGAAAGCGGCCGAATTCCTTGCGTATGTTCTGGACGCGGACTTCCATGGAGGTCTGGACCTTTCAGTGCCTGCGGCTGGCAGCGATCTCGTCGCTGTAGCGAAGTTCAAGAGCAGTCTTCAAAACGAGCGTTACCAGCGCCAGGAGCGCGAGGAGCGCTGCCACCGCAAATGCGGCGACGAAATTATATTCATTATAGAGGATTTCGACCTGCAACGGCATGGTGTTCGTTTGGCCGCGAATATGGCCGGACACGACCGAGACCGCACCGAACTCGCCCATGGCGCGGGCATTGCAAAGAAGCACGCCGTAGAGCAGGCCCCATTTTATATTGGGAAGCGTCACATGCCAGAAGGTCTGCCAGCCGGTGGCCCCGAGCGAGAGTGCCGCTTCCTCGTCGGCCGTTCCCTGTTCCTGCATCAGCGGAATCAATTCACGCGCGACGAAGGGGAAGGTCACGAAGACGGTGGCGAGCACGAGGCCGGGAACGGCAAAGAGGATCTGGATGCCGTAGCTCTGCAGGATCGGTCCGAGCACGCTGTGGGAGCTGAAAAGCAGCACGAAAACGAGGCCGGAGATCACAGGCGAAACGGAGAAGGGAAGGTCGATCAGCGTCGTCAGGAACGCCTTGCCCTTGAACTCGAATTTCGCGATGGCCCAGGCAGCCGCCACCCCGAAGACGAGATTGAGCGGCACGGCGATCCCCGCGACGAGCAGTGTCAACCGGATTGCGGAAAAGGTCTCGGGATCGCCAAGCGCCGTGACGAACTCCATCGCTCCTTTGCGGAACGCCTCGATGAACACCGTGGCGAGCGGCAGAAGCAGGAAGAGCGCGACGAAACCGAGCGCTACGATGGTCAGGACCACGCGCGAAAGCCGCGTTTCCGACGTTGCGGCCGTCACAAGCGTATTAGAGGCGTAGCCGGCATCATGCGCCATAACCATATCTCCGTCTGCTCCACGCCTGGATCACATTGATGACCAGCAGCATCATGAAGGAAAGCAGGAGCATCACCGCGGCGATCGCAGTTGCTGCCGGATAGTTGAACTCCTCCAGGCGGATGACGATCAGAAGCGGCGCGATCTCCGAGACATAGGGTAGGTTGCCGGCGATGAAGATCACCGAACCATATTCGCCGACGCCGCGGGCAAAGGCGAGTGCGAAGCCGGTCAACCCGGCAGGCAGGAGACCGGGCAACAAGACCCGGCTGATCGTCTGGAAGCGGGTGGCGCCGAGGGTCGCAGCCGCCTCTTCGACTTCCTTGTCGATCTCTTCCATGATCGGCTGCACGGTACGCACGACGAAGGGCAAGCCGACGAAGATCAGCGCCACGACGATCCCGGCAGGGGTGAAGGCGATCTTGATGCCGAGCGGAGCGAGCAGCGAGCCGATCCAGCCGTTCGGCGCATAAAGCGTCGTCAGTGCAATGCCGGCGACCGCTGTCGGCAGGGCGAAGGGCAGATCGACCATGGCGTCGATCACGCGCTTGCCGGGGAAGCGATAGCGCACGAGAACCCAGGCGAGGAGCACGCCGAAGACGAGGTTGACGACGGCTGCGATGAAGGCCGTGCCGAAGCTGATCGTCAATGCGTTGACCGTGCGCTCGTCAAGCGCCAGCTCCATGAATTTCGACCATCCGAGGCCACTGGAGCGCCACAGCAGACCGGAGAGAGGAATGAGGACGATGATGGTGAGCCATGCCAGCGTGACGCCGAGCGCCAATCCGAAACCCGGAATGACGCTCGGCTGCCGGAACCGCCATCGCGTGCTGCTGCGAGCGGCCATGGATATCATTGCCCCGGTCTGTAGATCTGGTCGAAGACCCCGCCATCGCCGAAGAATTT
The sequence above is drawn from the Sinorhizobium meliloti genome and encodes:
- a CDS encoding sulfate/molybdate ABC transporter ATP-binding protein, with protein sequence MEVRVQNIRKEFGRFPALEDVSLDIRSGELIALLGPSGSGKTTLLRLVAGLESPTEGTIFFGDEDASKKTVQERNIGFVFQHYALFRHMTVLDNVAFGLKVRPAKLRPAAADIRRRALDLLELVQLSGLEKRYPAQLSGGQRQRVALARAMAVEPNVLLLDEPFGALDAQVRKELRRWLREIHDRTGHTTIFVTHDQEEALELADRVVVMSKGAIEQVGTPDEIYDHPVSPFVYGFIGQSNCLDVTLANGEIWHEDRPIGLRAGNEPDGPATLYFRPHDVELIDGCGGCLAGLVTASRRVAGTRHLELDLGRTHPPVEIELPPERAASTDHTRIAFRPTRWKLFRKGGQKAAAPPIEAEAPVLAATGT
- the cysW gene encoding sulfate ABC transporter permease subunit CysW produces the protein MAHDAGYASNTLVTAATSETRLSRVVLTIVALGFVALFLLLPLATVFIEAFRKGAMEFVTALGDPETFSAIRLTLLVAGIAVPLNLVFGVAAAWAIAKFEFKGKAFLTTLIDLPFSVSPVISGLVFVLLFSSHSVLGPILQSYGIQILFAVPGLVLATVFVTFPFVARELIPLMQEQGTADEEAALSLGATGWQTFWHVTLPNIKWGLLYGVLLCNARAMGEFGAVSVVSGHIRGQTNTMPLQVEILYNEYNFVAAFAVAALLALLALVTLVLKTALELRYSDEIAASRRH
- the cysT gene encoding sulfate ABC transporter permease subunit CysT, with the translated sequence MISMAARSSTRWRFRQPSVIPGFGLALGVTLAWLTIIVLIPLSGLLWRSSGLGWSKFMELALDERTVNALTISFGTAFIAAVVNLVFGVLLAWVLVRYRFPGKRVIDAMVDLPFALPTAVAGIALTTLYAPNGWIGSLLAPLGIKIAFTPAGIVVALIFVGLPFVVRTVQPIMEEIDKEVEEAAATLGATRFQTISRVLLPGLLPAGLTGFALAFARGVGEYGSVIFIAGNLPYVSEIAPLLIVIRLEEFNYPAATAIAAVMLLLSFMMLLVINVIQAWSRRRYGYGA